A DNA window from Phycisphaerae bacterium contains the following coding sequences:
- a CDS encoding phenylacetate--CoA ligase family protein — protein sequence MFGILARQVLLPVHERLLGRPTLRLAAELEASQWRSPAEIRALQGEKLGALLNHAARHTRFYRDRFAQAGVDVLRDDPFEVLLKLPVLKKAEIRANIEKMVWAEVAGGLHPFDTGGSSGEPLRFFVCRRRQAADQAARIRTHRWFGAEFGDRELYLWGSPIELRRTDRYKAWRDRLFNHRLLSAFDMSPARLDAYFDELDRFRPHCIFGYPSSLALLANYGRSRGRAGNLESLKAVFVTGEVCFPHDRENLEDYFQCPVADGYGARDAGFLAHECPDGGMHINAEQVFIEILRDGRPVEAGESGEIVVTHLDALGMPLIRYQTGDVGRLQVGRCTCGRGLPLMDVVEGRTTDFVHLPDGTRRHALAVIYPLREREDVGAFRIRQRVNYVVQVEVSGVEGRGAPDREAIATAVGRAVGGDIPVRVEVVNRITASASGKFQYVRSEVAQGRVAWEPACVAGLAKGAGHGA from the coding sequence ATGTTCGGCATCCTGGCTCGACAGGTTCTCCTGCCCGTGCATGAGCGGTTGCTTGGCCGGCCGACGCTGCGCCTGGCGGCCGAGCTGGAGGCATCGCAGTGGCGGTCTCCGGCCGAGATCCGGGCGCTTCAGGGCGAGAAGCTGGGGGCGTTATTGAACCACGCGGCACGTCACACCCGGTTCTACCGGGATCGATTCGCGCAAGCGGGTGTGGATGTATTGCGAGACGACCCATTCGAGGTGCTCCTGAAACTCCCAGTTCTCAAAAAGGCCGAGATTCGCGCCAATATTGAGAAGATGGTTTGGGCGGAGGTTGCCGGGGGACTTCACCCATTTGATACGGGAGGCTCCAGCGGTGAGCCGTTGCGTTTCTTCGTCTGTCGGCGACGACAGGCCGCGGACCAGGCAGCGCGAATCCGCACCCATCGCTGGTTCGGCGCTGAGTTCGGCGATCGCGAGTTGTATCTTTGGGGTTCGCCGATCGAGCTACGCCGAACGGACCGGTACAAGGCGTGGCGCGACCGGTTGTTCAACCACCGGCTGCTCAGCGCCTTCGATATGTCGCCAGCGCGCCTTGATGCGTACTTTGACGAGTTGGATCGATTTCGCCCACATTGCATTTTTGGATACCCGAGTAGCCTCGCACTGCTTGCGAACTACGGCCGCTCGCGCGGAAGGGCGGGCAACCTGGAATCGCTGAAGGCGGTTTTCGTCACCGGCGAGGTGTGCTTTCCCCACGATCGCGAGAACCTGGAGGACTATTTCCAATGCCCCGTGGCTGACGGCTATGGCGCTCGCGACGCGGGTTTTCTCGCACATGAGTGCCCGGACGGCGGCATGCACATCAACGCGGAACAAGTTTTCATTGAGATCTTGCGCGATGGGCGTCCGGTGGAGGCCGGGGAGTCGGGCGAAATCGTGGTGACGCACCTGGACGCCCTGGGAATGCCGCTGATTCGCTATCAAACGGGCGATGTAGGGCGCTTGCAAGTGGGACGGTGCACATGCGGGCGCGGGCTGCCGCTGATGGATGTCGTGGAGGGGCGAACGACGGATTTCGTGCACCTTCCGGACGGTACGAGGCGTCATGCGCTGGCGGTGATCTATCCCCTGCGGGAGCGTGAGGACGTGGGAGCTTTTCGCATCCGGCAGCGTGTGAATTACGTCGTGCAGGTGGAAGTATCCGGCGTGGAGGGACGGGGAGCGCCGGATCGAGAGGCCATTGCGACGGCGGTTGGCCGGGCAGTGGGAGGCGATATTCCTGTTCGGGTAGAGGTTGTCAACCGAATCACTGCGTCGGCGTCGGGGAAGTTTCAGTACGTGCGATCCGAGGTAGCCCAGGGACGAGTCGCATGGGAACCGGCTTGTGTGGCGGGCCTTGCGAAGGGAGCCGGGCATGGCGCCTGA